The following proteins are co-located in the Candidatus Deferrimicrobiaceae bacterium genome:
- the recN gene encoding DNA repair protein RecN, translating into MLIELSVRNLAVFEDVSVPFAPGLNVVTGETGAGKSVLVEAIRLAMGEKGDPQSIRAGETEAEVTALFDLSGRQELHDAFEEAGLPWEDELVLRRVVPAGGRSRCWLNGRPAAQSALASISPLLVEMVSQHSVPLLMSKPAALAAIDAFAGTVAQASDVRRRFRRIAALRREVSEAEIRSATARDRIEGLDFRIAELSKAKLVPGEAEEVAADLALLKGGEKVLASLTGAVEALTDSERGAQAALAFAAARLREAAAADPRLAAFGERVVSLKLESDELARELSAHGRGIDTSPARRERLEERLSELRRLERKYAMDAPALILHLDALRAEREGLDGALDEERQLRAALEDEETEALRCAVTLGAARRKAALPMTQAAEAELARVDLKGARLSAEIVSRAPEPASLSASGLDEAELQFCANAGQEMRPLAQVASGGELSRVMLALRNVSASGGGRRTVVFDEIDTGIGGKVAERIGARLKALSSGTQVLCVTHLPQVAAFAEAHLLVSKESGSDAVTTRVKLLGKQDRINELARMVSGAEVTAEARAHARELIGKAGGA; encoded by the coding sequence ATGCTGATCGAGCTCTCCGTCCGCAACCTCGCCGTCTTCGAAGACGTCAGCGTTCCCTTCGCGCCGGGCCTCAACGTCGTCACCGGCGAGACCGGCGCGGGAAAATCCGTTTTGGTCGAAGCGATCCGCCTGGCGATGGGCGAGAAGGGCGACCCGCAATCGATCCGGGCGGGCGAGACCGAGGCCGAGGTGACCGCCCTGTTCGACCTGTCCGGCCGCCAGGAGCTGCACGACGCCTTCGAAGAGGCGGGGCTGCCGTGGGAAGACGAACTGGTGCTGCGGCGTGTCGTTCCCGCCGGCGGCCGCAGCCGCTGCTGGCTCAACGGCCGGCCTGCGGCGCAGTCCGCCCTGGCGTCGATCTCCCCGCTCCTCGTCGAGATGGTCAGCCAGCACAGCGTGCCGCTGCTGATGTCCAAGCCGGCCGCGCTTGCCGCCATCGATGCCTTTGCCGGCACGGTCGCGCAGGCCTCCGATGTCCGCCGTCGCTTCCGCCGAATCGCGGCGCTGCGTCGCGAGGTCTCCGAGGCCGAAATCCGCAGCGCGACCGCGCGCGACCGGATCGAGGGGCTCGACTTCCGAATCGCCGAGCTGTCGAAGGCGAAGCTCGTTCCCGGCGAGGCCGAGGAAGTCGCGGCCGATCTGGCGCTGCTCAAGGGCGGCGAGAAGGTGCTGGCGTCGCTTACGGGGGCCGTCGAGGCGCTGACCGATTCCGAGCGCGGCGCCCAGGCCGCCCTGGCGTTCGCCGCCGCACGGCTCCGGGAAGCCGCCGCGGCCGATCCGCGACTGGCCGCGTTCGGCGAGCGGGTCGTGTCGCTCAAGCTCGAGTCGGACGAGCTCGCACGGGAGCTGTCCGCGCACGGGCGGGGCATCGACACTTCGCCGGCGCGGCGCGAGCGGCTCGAGGAGCGGCTGAGCGAGCTTCGGCGCCTCGAGCGCAAATATGCGATGGACGCCCCGGCGCTGATCCTCCACCTCGACGCGCTTCGCGCAGAGCGGGAAGGGCTTGATGGGGCGCTCGACGAGGAGCGGCAGCTGCGGGCCGCGCTCGAAGACGAGGAGACCGAGGCGCTCCGATGCGCCGTGACGCTCGGCGCGGCGCGGCGGAAGGCCGCACTCCCCATGACGCAGGCGGCCGAGGCCGAGCTGGCCCGGGTCGACCTCAAAGGGGCGCGCCTGTCCGCCGAGATCGTCTCCCGGGCGCCCGAGCCGGCGTCTCTCTCCGCCTCCGGCCTCGACGAGGCCGAGCTGCAATTCTGCGCCAATGCGGGGCAGGAGATGCGCCCCTTGGCCCAGGTCGCCTCCGGCGGAGAGCTTTCGCGCGTCATGCTCGCCCTGCGCAACGTATCGGCTTCGGGCGGGGGGCGGCGGACCGTCGTTTTCGACGAAATCGACACCGGCATCGGAGGCAAGGTGGCCGAGCGGATCGGCGCGCGCCTCAAGGCGCTTTCATCCGGTACGCAGGTTCTTTGCGTCACCCACCTTCCCCAAGTGGCCGCTTTCGCCGAAGCCCACCTTCTCGTCAGCAAGGAATCGGGGAGCGACGCCGTTACGACTAGGGTGAAACTGCTCGGGAAACAGGATAGGATTAACGAATTGGCTCGCATGGTCTCGGGCGCAGAGGTGACCGCCGAGGCCAGGGCGCACGCGCGGGAACTGATCGGGAAAGCAGGTGGGGCATGA
- a CDS encoding NAD(+)/NADH kinase has translation MKCAGIIAKHTDPRAGKIVNDLVDWLTERGLRSVLDRETAQAAGRTDGIVRARLPAECDFLIVIGGDGTLLSASRVVGMTGKPILGVNLGSLGFMTAITIEELYPVLERIFNYDIEYDERMMLVAHVHRLGERVANYTVLNDVVINKGALAKIIDIETTVGDTYLTTFRADGLIISTPTGSTGYSLAAMGPIVYPTLRTIILTPICPHTLTNRPLVVPEDMIIRAELKAKETDVCLTLDGQVGFGLREGDVIEVKKADLPLRFIRSPFKDYFAVLRTKLKWGER, from the coding sequence ATGAAATGCGCAGGGATCATCGCCAAGCACACCGACCCGCGGGCGGGCAAGATCGTCAACGACCTGGTCGACTGGCTGACCGAGCGGGGGCTCAGGTCCGTGCTCGACCGCGAGACGGCGCAAGCGGCCGGCCGGACCGACGGGATCGTGCGGGCGAGACTGCCTGCCGAGTGCGATTTTCTCATCGTCATCGGCGGCGACGGCACGCTCCTGTCCGCGTCGCGCGTGGTCGGCATGACCGGCAAGCCGATCCTCGGCGTCAACCTGGGATCGCTCGGCTTCATGACCGCCATCACCATCGAAGAGCTTTATCCGGTCCTCGAGCGCATCTTCAACTACGACATCGAATACGACGAGCGGATGATGCTGGTCGCGCATGTCCACCGGCTCGGCGAGCGCGTCGCCAACTACACGGTGCTCAACGACGTGGTCATCAACAAGGGCGCGCTGGCCAAGATCATCGACATCGAGACGACCGTGGGCGACACCTACCTCACCACGTTCCGCGCCGACGGGCTCATCATCTCGACGCCCACCGGCTCCACCGGCTATTCGCTGGCGGCGATGGGCCCCATCGTCTACCCGACGCTCCGCACGATCATCCTCACGCCGATCTGCCCGCACACGCTGACCAACCGCCCGCTGGTCGTGCCCGAGGACATGATCATCCGGGCCGAGCTCAAGGCGAAGGAGACCGACGTCTGCCTGACGCTCGACGGGCAGGTGGGATTCGGGCTGCGCGAGGGGGACGTCATCGAGGTCAAGAAAGCCGATCTGCCGCTCCGGTTCATCCGCTCTCCCTTCAAGGACTACTTCGCCGTCCTGCGCACCAAACTCAAGTGGGGAGAGCGGTAA
- a CDS encoding transglutaminase family protein, with protein sequence MIDDCKATGSKGRARGIPPARLLFSGRILLAAAWVLFCVLPSWAGHGGGGGGKASQAACRFDTAPLTPIPSPDASLEETVLALSVRGCAELSGRKFDRERVTGDLERLTGRVEALLGGDREPHRALAAIGQVLFGEEKFAYDASGTDADLYLLDRVLERKRGNCLGLTLLYDLIGERLGIPLTGSYLPGHIFVRYESGGVRINVETSREGKELPDAEYRRVFKLSQERPYLRTLDRRALAAILFKTLGASCACGKKDEAALRLYGEAKRLYPELADIYFNTGISLQRTGQKGQALEEYRKCLSLDPGLGIAREKLDRATQAEGAYCDYRSPPATP encoded by the coding sequence GTGATTGACGATTGCAAGGCGACGGGTTCGAAAGGCCGGGCGAGGGGGATTCCCCCCGCCCGGCTTCTTTTTTCCGGCCGGATTCTGCTCGCCGCCGCCTGGGTTCTTTTCTGCGTCCTGCCGTCTTGGGCCGGCCACGGGGGCGGCGGGGGCGGGAAGGCGTCCCAAGCCGCCTGCCGGTTCGATACGGCCCCCCTGACGCCGATTCCGTCGCCGGACGCCTCCCTCGAAGAGACAGTGCTGGCGTTGAGTGTGCGCGGCTGCGCCGAGCTTTCCGGACGCAAGTTCGACCGGGAGCGGGTGACCGGCGATCTGGAACGCCTTACCGGGCGCGTCGAAGCGCTGCTTGGCGGCGACCGCGAACCGCATCGGGCATTGGCGGCGATCGGTCAGGTGCTGTTCGGGGAAGAGAAGTTCGCCTACGATGCATCGGGCACCGACGCCGACCTCTATCTCCTCGACCGCGTACTCGAGCGGAAGCGGGGAAACTGCCTCGGGCTGACGCTGCTCTACGACCTGATCGGCGAGCGGCTGGGCATCCCGCTGACGGGCAGTTACCTGCCCGGGCACATCTTCGTGCGCTACGAATCGGGCGGCGTCCGGATCAACGTCGAGACGTCGCGGGAAGGAAAAGAGCTGCCGGATGCCGAATACCGGCGCGTCTTCAAACTGTCGCAGGAGCGCCCCTATCTCCGGACGCTCGACAGGCGGGCGCTGGCCGCGATCCTCTTCAAGACGCTGGGGGCGAGTTGCGCGTGCGGAAAGAAAGACGAGGCGGCGCTGCGTCTCTACGGCGAGGCGAAGCGGCTTTACCCCGAGCTGGCCGACATCTACTTCAATACCGGGATCTCCCTGCAGCGGACCGGGCAGAAGGGGCAGGCGCTCGAGGAATACCGCAAGTGCCTTTCGCTCGATCCGGGCCTGGGCATCGCCCGCGAGAAGCTCGACCGCGCGACGCAGGCTGAGGGCGCATACTGCGATTACCGTTCCCCGCCGGCGACGCCTTGA
- a CDS encoding replication-associated recombination protein A encodes MMTTRSARSPLADRMRPATLEAFVGQEALLGEGKFLASVLAARPLPSVILWGPPGTGKTTLARIIAAETNALFLPYSAVLSGIKEIREALSELKTARSREDDRPAILFIDEIHRFNKAQQDALLPFVEDGTVTLFGTTTENPSFEVRNALLSRCRVLVLSPLSAADIQAIVLRGLTDTEHGLGKPESFLSADALRHIVETADGDARTALNALEAAVAIADHRKLPAVDLPVAEEALRRKALMYDKDGEEHYNLISALHKSLRGSDPDAALYWFCRMLEGGEDPLYIARRMVRFASEDIGNAAPGALQITLAATETYRMLGSPEGELALAQAVLYLATAPKSNRCYTAFNKAMREVKTGGNHPVPDHLRNAPTKLMKELGYGKEYRYPHDFADAFVQENYFPETLGRRSYYTPSEAGHEKVISERLKSWWGSRKPEKG; translated from the coding sequence ATGATGACGACCCGCTCCGCACGATCCCCGCTCGCCGACCGGATGCGCCCCGCGACGCTCGAAGCGTTCGTCGGTCAGGAAGCGCTACTGGGCGAAGGGAAGTTCCTCGCCTCGGTCCTTGCCGCCCGGCCGCTGCCCTCGGTCATCCTCTGGGGGCCTCCCGGGACCGGCAAGACCACGCTCGCCCGGATCATCGCCGCCGAAACGAATGCCCTCTTCCTCCCCTACTCGGCCGTGCTGTCGGGCATCAAGGAGATCCGGGAGGCGCTCTCTGAGCTGAAGACCGCCCGGAGCCGCGAGGACGACCGTCCCGCGATCCTGTTCATCGACGAGATCCACCGCTTCAACAAGGCGCAGCAGGACGCGCTGCTCCCGTTCGTCGAGGACGGCACCGTCACGCTGTTCGGGACGACCACCGAGAACCCTTCGTTCGAGGTGCGCAACGCGCTTCTGTCGCGCTGCCGCGTGCTTGTGCTCTCCCCGCTTTCGGCCGCCGACATCCAGGCGATCGTGCTTCGCGGACTGACCGACACGGAACATGGCCTCGGGAAGCCGGAAAGCTTCCTCTCGGCGGATGCTCTACGCCACATCGTGGAGACGGCGGACGGCGACGCCCGGACGGCGCTCAACGCGCTCGAGGCCGCCGTCGCCATCGCGGATCACCGGAAGCTGCCCGCGGTGGACCTGCCCGTCGCCGAGGAGGCGCTTCGCCGCAAGGCGCTGATGTACGACAAGGACGGCGAGGAACACTACAACCTGATCTCGGCGCTGCACAAGAGTCTTCGCGGATCCGATCCCGACGCGGCGCTCTACTGGTTCTGCCGGATGCTCGAGGGCGGCGAGGACCCGCTCTACATCGCCCGGCGGATGGTGCGCTTCGCCTCCGAGGACATCGGCAACGCCGCCCCCGGCGCGCTCCAGATTACCCTGGCCGCGACCGAGACTTACCGGATGCTGGGCAGCCCCGAGGGAGAGCTCGCCCTCGCCCAGGCCGTGCTTTACCTGGCCACGGCGCCCAAGAGCAACCGCTGCTACACCGCCTTCAACAAGGCGATGCGGGAGGTCAAGACCGGCGGCAACCACCCGGTGCCAGACCACCTGCGCAACGCGCCCACGAAGCTGATGAAGGAACTGGGCTACGGGAAGGAATACCGCTACCCGCACGACTTCGCCGACGCGTTCGTCCAGGAGAACTATTTTCCGGAGACGCTGGGCCGCCGCAGCTACTACACCCCGTCAGAAGCCGGGCACGAGAAAGTCATTTCTGAACGATTGAAGAGCTGGTGGGGCAGCCGGAAGCCGGAGAAGGGGTAA
- a CDS encoding ferredoxin gives MGKVPVVDQKECISCGVCIDVSPAVFRFNVHGKSEVFDPHGAPEEEIRQAIDLCPVACIAWGEEA, from the coding sequence ATGGGAAAAGTGCCCGTGGTCGACCAGAAGGAGTGCATCAGCTGCGGCGTCTGCATCGACGTGTCCCCGGCGGTGTTCCGGTTCAACGTGCACGGCAAGTCGGAGGTGTTCGATCCCCACGGGGCGCCCGAGGAGGAGATCCGGCAGGCGATCGACCTCTGTCCGGTCGCGTGCATCGCGTGGGGGGAAGAGGCGTGA
- a CDS encoding acetyl-CoA hydrolase/transferase C-terminal domain-containing protein → MSELQNRVRRSSLMSKVMKAEETIGFFKNGMNIGWSGFTPAGYPKAVPIALADHVEKNNLQGKLRFNLFIGASVGVETENRWASLDMIDRRWPYQTGKDIQAGINTGRIRMGDKHLSMFAQDLGYGFYTKDTESGKIDIAIIEVSAVTETGALVPTASCGVIPELLMIADKIILEVNTAMPSFEGMHDLVSAQNPPHRQPFLISKADDRIGTTAIQCDPDKIIAVVESKRFDKGRAFAEQDDTSTAIADHILDFFTHEVKAGRLPKSLLPIQSGVGSIANAVVGGLAKGPFYNLSVFTEVLQDTMLDLFDSGRLDCASSCSLSLSEDPGFPRFVANWDKYFDKIVLRPLSIANAPEPIRRLGVIAMNTPVEIDIYAHANSTLVGGTRMINGIGGSGDFLRNAYLSIMHTPSSRPSKTDPLGISCVVPHCSHIDHTEHDLDVLVTEQGLADVRGLCPRDRAKVIIEKCAHPEYKPILNEYYDMALKECLAKKAGHEPQLWDRALKMQLNLAKNGTMRIKNWDIKLDLCE, encoded by the coding sequence ATGTCTGAACTGCAAAACCGCGTCCGCAGGTCGAGTCTGATGTCCAAGGTCATGAAGGCCGAGGAGACGATCGGGTTCTTCAAGAACGGGATGAATATCGGTTGGTCCGGCTTTACGCCGGCCGGTTATCCCAAGGCCGTGCCGATCGCACTGGCCGATCACGTCGAGAAGAACAACCTGCAGGGCAAGCTCCGCTTCAACCTGTTCATCGGCGCTTCCGTCGGCGTCGAGACCGAGAACCGCTGGGCGTCGCTCGACATGATCGATCGCCGCTGGCCCTACCAGACCGGCAAGGACATCCAGGCCGGCATCAACACCGGGCGCATCCGGATGGGCGACAAGCACCTGTCGATGTTCGCCCAGGACCTGGGCTACGGCTTCTATACGAAAGACACCGAGAGCGGCAAGATCGACATCGCCATCATCGAGGTCTCCGCCGTCACCGAAACGGGCGCTCTCGTGCCTACGGCGTCCTGCGGCGTCATTCCCGAGTTGCTGATGATCGCCGACAAGATCATCCTCGAGGTCAACACCGCGATGCCTTCCTTCGAGGGGATGCACGACCTCGTCTCCGCGCAGAACCCGCCGCATCGTCAGCCGTTCCTGATCAGCAAGGCCGACGACCGGATCGGCACCACCGCCATCCAGTGCGATCCCGACAAGATCATCGCGGTCGTCGAATCGAAGCGGTTCGACAAGGGGCGTGCCTTCGCCGAGCAGGACGATACGTCCACGGCGATCGCGGACCACATCCTCGATTTCTTCACCCACGAAGTGAAGGCGGGTCGCCTGCCCAAGAGCCTGCTCCCGATCCAGTCGGGCGTCGGCTCCATCGCCAACGCGGTCGTCGGCGGTCTGGCCAAGGGGCCGTTCTACAACCTGAGCGTCTTCACCGAAGTGCTCCAGGACACGATGCTCGACCTGTTCGACTCGGGCCGGCTCGACTGCGCGTCGTCCTGCTCGCTCTCGCTCTCCGAAGATCCCGGCTTCCCACGCTTCGTCGCGAACTGGGACAAGTATTTCGACAAGATCGTGCTGCGCCCGCTGTCGATCGCGAACGCTCCCGAGCCGATCCGGCGCCTGGGCGTGATCGCGATGAACACGCCGGTCGAGATCGACATCTACGCGCATGCGAACTCCACGCTGGTCGGCGGCACCCGCATGATCAACGGGATCGGCGGCTCGGGCGACTTCCTGCGCAACGCCTACCTGTCGATCATGCACACGCCGTCGTCGCGCCCGTCCAAGACCGACCCGCTGGGCATCTCCTGCGTCGTCCCGCACTGCTCGCATATCGACCACACCGAGCACGACCTCGACGTTCTGGTCACCGAGCAGGGGCTGGCCGACGTCCGCGGCCTCTGCCCGCGCGACCGCGCCAAGGTGATCATCGAGAAGTGCGCGCATCCCGAGTACAAGCCGATCCTCAATGAGTACTACGACATGGCGTTGAAGGAATGCCTTGCCAAGAAGGCGGGCCACGAGCCCCAGCTCTGGGACCGGGCATTGAAGATGCAGCTCAACCTGGCGAAGAACGGCACCATGCGCATCAAGAACTGGGACATCAAGCTCGACCTCTGCGAATAG
- a CDS encoding acetyl-CoA hydrolase/transferase C-terminal domain-containing protein — MSELNKRIRRTSLMSKVMKAEETIQFFKPGMNLGWSGFTPAGYPKAVPIALADHVEKNGLQGKWKFNLFIGASVGVETEDRWAQLDMIDRRWPYQTGKNIQEGINTGRIRMGDKHLSLFAQDLGYGFYTKDSESGKIDIAIIEVSAITEDCGLVPTSSCGVIPELLMVADKIILEVNTGQPSFEGMHDLVSAQNPPHRQPFLISRASDRIGTESIVCDPDKIIAIVESKRRDKGRAFSEEDDSSTAIANHILEFFTHEVKAGRLPKNLLPLQSGVGSIANAVVGGLAKGPFYNLSVYTEVLQDTMLDLFDSGRLDHASSCSLSLSEDPGFPRFFDKMDFYAPKITLRPLSISNAPEPIRRLGCIAMNTPVEIDIYAHANSTLVGGTRMINGLGGSGDFLRNAFISVMHTPSSRPSKTDPMGISCVVPHCSHIDHTEHDLDVLVTEQGLADVRGLCPRDRAKVIIEKCAHPEYKPILTEYYEMAAKECLAKKAGHEPQLWDRALKMHLNLAQNGTMRIKNWDIKVDLCE, encoded by the coding sequence ATGTCCGAACTGAACAAACGCATCCGCAGGACCAGTCTGATGTCGAAAGTCATGAAGGCCGAGGAAACCATCCAGTTCTTCAAGCCGGGCATGAACCTCGGCTGGTCCGGCTTCACGCCGGCCGGCTACCCCAAAGCCGTGCCCATCGCACTTGCCGACCATGTCGAAAAGAACGGCCTCCAGGGCAAGTGGAAGTTCAACCTGTTCATCGGTGCCTCCGTCGGCGTCGAGACCGAAGACCGCTGGGCGCAGCTCGACATGATCGACCGCCGCTGGCCCTACCAGACCGGCAAGAACATCCAGGAAGGGATCAACACCGGTCGCATCCGGATGGGCGACAAGCACCTGTCGCTCTTCGCCCAGGATCTCGGCTACGGCTTCTACACGAAAGATTCCGAGTCCGGCAAGATCGACATCGCCATCATCGAAGTCTCCGCCATCACCGAGGATTGCGGCCTCGTCCCCACCTCCTCCTGCGGCGTCATCCCCGAGCTGCTGATGGTCGCCGACAAGATCATCCTCGAGGTCAACACCGGGCAGCCCTCCTTCGAGGGGATGCATGACCTCGTTTCCGCGCAGAACCCGCCGCATCGCCAGCCTTTCCTCATCAGCCGCGCCAGCGACCGGATCGGCACCGAGTCGATCGTCTGCGATCCCGACAAGATCATCGCCATCGTCGAGTCGAAGCGTCGCGACAAGGGCCGGGCGTTCTCCGAGGAAGACGACAGTTCCACGGCGATCGCCAATCACATCCTCGAGTTCTTTACCCACGAAGTGAAGGCCGGGCGCCTGCCTAAAAACCTGCTCCCGCTGCAGTCCGGCGTCGGCTCCATCGCCAACGCGGTCGTCGGCGGCCTGGCCAAGGGGCCGTTCTACAACCTGTCCGTCTACACCGAGGTGCTCCAGGACACGATGCTCGACCTGTTCGACTCGGGCCGGCTCGACCACGCGTCGTCCTGCTCGCTGTCGCTGTCCGAAGACCCGGGCTTCCCCCGCTTCTTCGACAAGATGGATTTCTACGCGCCCAAGATCACGCTTCGCCCGCTCTCCATCTCGAACGCCCCCGAGCCGATCCGTCGCCTGGGCTGCATCGCGATGAACACGCCGGTCGAGATCGACATCTACGCGCACGCCAACTCGACGCTGGTCGGCGGCACCCGCATGATCAACGGCCTCGGCGGCTCGGGCGACTTCCTCCGCAACGCTTTCATCTCGGTCATGCACACGCCGTCGTCGCGTCCGTCCAAGACCGACCCGATGGGCATCTCCTGCGTGGTTCCGCACTGCTCGCACATCGACCACACCGAGCACGACCTCGACGTGCTGGTCACCGAGCAGGGCTTGGCCGACGTCCGCGGCCTCTGCCCGCGCGACCGCGCCAAGGTGATCATCGAGAAGTGCGCGCACCCCGAGTACAAGCCGATCCTCACCGAGTACTACGAGATGGCGGCCAAGGAATGCCTCGCCAAGAAGGCGGGCCACGAGCCCCAGCTCTGGGACCGGGCATTGAAGATGCACCTCAACCTGGCCCAGAACGGCACCATGCGCATCAAGAACTGGGATATCAAGGTCGATCTCTGCGAATAG
- a CDS encoding methyl-accepting chemotaxis protein, with protein MDNPFDSLRHENNPSGSMGLRARLILMITVSLMVVLGFTAVLLIRQIRGTVRDDSANTAKLLAEGVGDGVKTFGEIGDMTGLEKFLKSIGERKDIEEVHAARGPVTITDHKERQGGTPKDEAEREVIRTGKEYQSVDTDKHTIRFVLPLLAIQDCIGCHPAAKVGDVTGVVSVTVKTESADAAVSTITWVTISALGLGILIEALLLSVLITRSVIRPVQTVADGLIDGADQVTGVSRKMAHASHQIADGANQQAAALEETSASLEEITAMTQQSADNARQANGMANEARKAAEKGQSAVLRMSDAISKIKSSSEATARIIKTIDEIAFQTNLLALNAAVEAAHVGEAGKGFAVVAEEVRNLAQRSVEAAKNTTVLIEEAKQNAENGVAVSKEVATAFEEISERVRKVTELISEVSASSDEQAQGITHINQAVTHMDQITQANASNAQESASVSDELASEADHLDAMVGQLIEIIGGGASGPQGPAHTQAPALKAAAPRKAALPSAKKGGGSGIDGF; from the coding sequence ATGGATAATCCATTCGACAGCCTGCGCCACGAAAATAACCCCTCCGGCAGCATGGGACTCCGCGCCCGGCTGATCCTCATGATTACCGTCAGCCTCATGGTCGTCCTGGGTTTCACCGCGGTCCTGCTGATCCGGCAGATCCGGGGGACGGTCCGCGACGATTCCGCCAATACGGCGAAGCTTTTGGCCGAAGGCGTGGGCGACGGCGTCAAGACGTTCGGCGAGATCGGAGACATGACAGGGCTCGAGAAGTTCCTGAAGAGCATCGGGGAGCGGAAGGATATCGAAGAGGTTCACGCCGCGCGTGGGCCTGTCACCATCACCGACCACAAGGAGCGCCAGGGCGGGACGCCGAAGGACGAGGCCGAGCGTGAGGTCATCCGGACCGGCAAGGAGTACCAGTCCGTCGATACCGACAAGCACACCATCCGCTTCGTCCTGCCGCTGCTCGCGATCCAGGACTGCATCGGCTGCCACCCCGCCGCCAAGGTGGGCGACGTGACCGGCGTGGTCAGCGTGACCGTCAAGACCGAGAGCGCCGACGCCGCTGTCTCGACGATCACCTGGGTCACGATCTCCGCGCTGGGTCTCGGCATCCTGATCGAGGCGCTGCTGCTCTCGGTTCTCATCACGCGCAGCGTCATCCGGCCGGTCCAGACCGTCGCCGACGGGCTGATCGACGGCGCAGACCAGGTCACCGGCGTGTCCCGGAAGATGGCGCACGCGAGCCATCAGATCGCCGACGGTGCCAATCAGCAGGCGGCCGCGCTCGAAGAAACCTCGGCGTCGCTCGAAGAGATCACGGCCATGACGCAGCAGAGCGCCGACAACGCCCGCCAGGCCAACGGGATGGCGAACGAGGCGCGCAAGGCGGCCGAGAAGGGGCAATCCGCGGTTCTCCGCATGTCCGACGCCATCTCCAAGATCAAGTCTTCCTCGGAGGCCACCGCGCGGATCATCAAGACCATCGACGAGATCGCCTTCCAGACCAACCTGCTGGCGCTCAACGCAGCCGTCGAGGCGGCCCATGTCGGGGAGGCGGGCAAGGGATTCGCGGTCGTCGCCGAGGAGGTCCGGAACCTGGCCCAGCGTAGCGTCGAAGCGGCCAAGAACACGACCGTCCTTATCGAGGAAGCGAAGCAGAATGCCGAGAACGGGGTGGCCGTCTCCAAGGAAGTTGCGACGGCTTTCGAGGAGATCTCGGAACGGGTCCGCAAGGTCACCGAGCTGATCAGCGAAGTCTCGGCGTCAAGCGACGAACAGGCCCAGGGCATCACCCACATCAACCAGGCCGTCACCCACATGGACCAGATCACGCAGGCCAACGCCTCCAACGCCCAGGAATCCGCCAGCGTCAGCGACGAGCTGGCCTCAGAGGCGGATCACCTCGACGCGATGGTCGGGCAGCTGATCGAGATCATCGGCGGAGGCGCAAGCGGGCCCCAGGGCCCCGCCCATACGCAGGCGCCGGCGTTGAAAGCGGCCGCTCCGCGCAAGGCGGCGCTGCCGTCGGCCAAAAAGGGCGGCGGCTCCGGAATCGACGGGTTCTAG